The following proteins are co-located in the Mus pahari chromosome 14, PAHARI_EIJ_v1.1, whole genome shotgun sequence genome:
- the Hes7 gene encoding transcription factor HES-7 isoform X2, whose protein sequence is MVTRERAENRDGPKMLKPLVEKRRRDRINRSLEELRLLLLERTRDQNLRNPKLEKAEILEFAVGYLRERSRVEPPGVPRSPGQDAEALASCYLSGFRECLLRLAAFAHDASPAARSQLFSALHGYRRPKPPRPEAVDPGLPAPRPPLDPASPILGPALHQRPPVHQGPPSPRLAWSPPHCSPRAGDSGAPAPLTGLLPPPPPPYRQDGAPKAPPLPPPAFWRPWP, encoded by the exons ATGGTCACCCGGGAGCGAGCTGAGAATAGGGACGGTCCCAAG ATGCTGAAGCCGTTGGTGGAGAAGCGGCGCCGGGACCGCATCAACCGCAGCCTAGAAGAgctgaggctgctgctgctggagaggACCAGGGACCAG AACCTTCGGAACCCGAAGCTGGAGAAAGCAGAGATACTGGAGTTCGCCGTGGGCTACTTGAGGGAGCGAAGCCGGGTGGAGCCCCCGG GGGTCCCCCGGTCCCCAGGCCAGGACGCCGAGGCGCTCGCCAGCTGCTATTTGTCCGGCTTCCGCGAGTGCCTGCTTCGCTTGGCGGCCTTTGCGCACGACGCCAGCCCGGCCGCCCGCTCCCAGCTTTTCTCCGCGCTGCACGGCTACCGGCGCCCCAAACCGCCCCGGCCCGAGGCCGTAGATCCAGGGCTCCCAGCGCCGCGCCCACCGCTGGACCCCGCTTCACCAATCCTTGGCCCCGCGCTGCACCAGCGCCCCCCAGTGCACCAGGGCCCTCCCAGTCCCCGCCTCGCTTGGTCCCCACCCCACTGCTCCCCTCGCGCCGGGGATTCGGGCGCGCCGGCGCCCCTCACCGGACTgctgccgccaccgccaccgccttACAGACAAGACGGGGCGCCCAAGGCCCCGCCACTCCCACCGCCCGCGTTTTGGAGACCTTGGCCCTGA
- the Hes7 gene encoding transcription factor HES-7 isoform X1 encodes MVTRERAENRDGPKMLKPLVEKRRRDRINRSLEELRLLLLERTRDQNLRNPKLEKAEILEFAVGYLRERSRVEPPAPAAPGVPRSPGQDAEALASCYLSGFRECLLRLAAFAHDASPAARSQLFSALHGYRRPKPPRPEAVDPGLPAPRPPLDPASPILGPALHQRPPVHQGPPSPRLAWSPPHCSPRAGDSGAPAPLTGLLPPPPPPYRQDGAPKAPPLPPPAFWRPWP; translated from the exons ATGGTCACCCGGGAGCGAGCTGAGAATAGGGACGGTCCCAAG ATGCTGAAGCCGTTGGTGGAGAAGCGGCGCCGGGACCGCATCAACCGCAGCCTAGAAGAgctgaggctgctgctgctggagaggACCAGGGACCAG AACCTTCGGAACCCGAAGCTGGAGAAAGCAGAGATACTGGAGTTCGCCGTGGGCTACTTGAGGGAGCGAAGCCGGGTGGAGCCCCCGG CGCCGGCCGCACCAGGGGTCCCCCGGTCCCCAGGCCAGGACGCCGAGGCGCTCGCCAGCTGCTATTTGTCCGGCTTCCGCGAGTGCCTGCTTCGCTTGGCGGCCTTTGCGCACGACGCCAGCCCGGCCGCCCGCTCCCAGCTTTTCTCCGCGCTGCACGGCTACCGGCGCCCCAAACCGCCCCGGCCCGAGGCCGTAGATCCAGGGCTCCCAGCGCCGCGCCCACCGCTGGACCCCGCTTCACCAATCCTTGGCCCCGCGCTGCACCAGCGCCCCCCAGTGCACCAGGGCCCTCCCAGTCCCCGCCTCGCTTGGTCCCCACCCCACTGCTCCCCTCGCGCCGGGGATTCGGGCGCGCCGGCGCCCCTCACCGGACTgctgccgccaccgccaccgccttACAGACAAGACGGGGCGCCCAAGGCCCCGCCACTCCCACCGCCCGCGTTTTGGAGACCTTGGCCCTGA
- the Aloxe3 gene encoding hydroperoxide isomerase ALOXE3: MAVYRLCVTTGSYLKAGTLDNIYATLVGTCGESPKQKLDRAGRDFASGSVQKYKIRCEAELGEILLLRLHKERFAFFCKDPWYCSRICVTAPDGSAVHFPCYQWIDGYCTVELRPGTARTICQDSLPLLLDHRKRELRARQECYRWKIFAPGFPRMVDVSSFQEMESDKKFALTKTVPCADQDDNSGNRYLPGFPMKIDIPSLLHMEPNIRYSARKTASLIFNALPASFGMKIRGLLDRKGSWKRLDDIRNIFWCHKTFTSEYVTEHWCEDSFFGYQYLNGVNPVMLHCLSSLPSKLPVTNDMVAPLLGPGTCLQTELERGHIFLADYWILAEAPVHCLNGLQQYVTAPLCLLWLNPQGVLLPLAIQLSQTPGPESPIFLPTDCELDWLLAKTWVRNSEFLVHENNTHFLCTHLLCEAFSMATLRQLPLCHPVYKLLLPHTRYTLQVNTIARATLLNPEGLVDKVTSIGRSGLIYLMSTGLAHFTYTDFCLPDSLRARGVLTIPNYHYRDDGLKIWAAIERFVSEIVSYYYPSDASVQQDCELQAWVGEIFAQAFLGRESSGFPSRLCTPGELVKYLTAIIFNCSAQHAAVNSGQHDFGAWMPNAPSSMRQPPPQTKGDTTMKSYLDTLPEVNTTCRNLLLFWLVSQEPKDQRPLGTYPDEHFTEEAPRQSIAAFQNCLAQISKDIRERNQSLALPYAYLDPPLIENSVSI; this comes from the exons ATGGCAGTATATCGCCTGTGTGTGACCACTGGTTCCTACCTGAAGGCTGGCACATTGGATAACATCTATGCTACATTGGTAGGCACCTGTGGTGAAAGCCCTAAGCAGAAACTGGATCGTGCAGGCAGGGACTTCGCCTCTGGATCG GTTCAGAAGTACAAGATACGCTGTGAAGCAGAGCTGGGTGAGATCTTGCTGTTGCGCTTACACAAGGAGCGCTTTGCTTTCTTCTGCAAGGACCCTTGGTACTGCAGTCGCATCTGTGTCACCGCCCCTGATGGCTCTGCTGTCCACTTTCCCTGCTATCAGTGGATCGATGGCTACTGTACTGTGGAGCTGCGGCCAGGAACAG CAAGAACCATCTGTCAGgattctcttcccctccttctggACCACAGGAAACGGGAACTCCGAGCCCGCCAAGAATGTTATCG CTGGAAGATCTTTGCCCCCGGCTTCCCTCGAATGGTGGATGTCAGCAGCTTTCAGGAGATGGAGTCAGATAAGAAATTTGCCTTGACCAAGACAGTACCTTGTGCAGATCAGGATGACAA ctctgggaacCGGTACCTGCCTGGCTTTCCCATGAAGATTGACATCCCATCTCTGCTGCACATGGAACCCAACATTCGCTACTCAGCCAGGAAGACGGCCTCGCTCATCTTCAACGCCCTTCCTGC aTCCTTTGGCATGAAGATTCGAGGTCTCCTGGACCGCAAAGGCTCCTGGAAGAGGCTGGATGACATCCGGAACATCTTCTGGTGCCATAAGACCTTCACTTCAG agTACGTCACCGAGCATTGGTGTGAGGACAGCTTCTTTGGGTACCAGTACCTGAATGGTGTCAACCCCGTCATGCTTCATTGCCTCTCCAGCTTGCCCAGCAAGCTGCCTGTCACCAATGACATGGTGGCACCTTTGCTGGGACCAGGCACCTGCCTACAAACAGAGCTAGAG AGGGGGCACATCTTTCTGGCGGACTACTGGATCCTGGCGGAGGCCCCAGTCCATTGCCTAAACGGTCTCCAACAGTACGTAACAGCTCCCCTCTGCCTGCTGTGGCTCAACCCACAGGGGGTGCTGCTGCCATTAGCAATCCAG CTCAGCCAGACACCAGGGCCAGAGAGCCCCATCTTTCTGCCCACTGACTGCGAGTTGGACTGGCTGCTGGCCAAGACGTGGGTGCGCAACTCTGAGTTTTTGGTGCACGAGAACAACACGCATTTTCTGTGCACGCATTTGCTATGcgaggccttctccatggctacACTGCGTCAGCTGCCGCTCTGTCATCCAGTCTACAAG ctcctgcttcctcatACTCGCTACACGCTGCAAGTGAACACCATCGCAAGAGCCACGCTGCTCAACCCAGAGGGCCTCGTGGACAAG GTCACGTCCATCGGTAGGAGCGGCCTCATCTACCTCATGAGCACCGGGCTGGCCCACTTCACCTACACGGATTTCTGCCTTCCGGATAGCCTCCGGGCTCGTGGCGTCCTGACCATTCCCAACTACCACTACCGGGACGACGGCCTGAAGATCTGGGCGGCTATTGAGAG GTTTGTCTCAGAGATCGTGAGCTACTATTATCCCAGTGATGCCTCTGTGCAGCAGGACTGTGAACTGCAAGCCTGGGTGGGTGAGATTTTTGCTCAGGCGTTCCTCGGTCGGGAGAGTTCAG GCTTCCCAAGCCGGCTGTGCACCCCAGGAGAGCTCGTGAAGTACCTCACTGCTATCATCTTTAACTGCTCCGCCCAGCATGCTGCAGTCAATAGTGGGCAG CATGACTTTGGGGCCTGGATGCCCAACGCCCCATCATCCATGAGGCAGCCTCCGCCTCAGACCAAGGGTGACACGACAATGAAGAGTTACCTAGACACTCTTCCAGAGGTGAACACCACCTGTAGAAACCTTCTTCTCTTCTGGCTGGTCAGTCAAGAGCCAAAGGACCAG